TTATATAGACCCAATAACCAGACAACTATACTGATTGTTTCAATAGGATTGGGTACTGCCTTTATTTGCACATTGATCTTTATTCATTCACTGCTGCTTAACCGCGTATCCTTATCATCTAGCGGCCACCAACCCAACATGGTATTGTTTGATATCCAACCTGCACAAAAAGAGCAGGTAATAGCGCTTACCAGGCAACAGGGTTTACCGGTAAATGGAACTGTACCTATTGTAAATATGCGACTGGAGTCGATCAATGATATCACAGCTTCGCGCTTGCAACAAGACAGTACAATTGATGTACAACGCTGGGTATTTAGCCGGGAGTATAGAGTTACTTTTCGAGACACCCTATCGGATTCTGAGAAAATAGCAGAAGGCAAATGGAGCGGTAAAGCTGATAAGGATGGCACTGTGCGTGTTTCAATCGAAGAACGGTTTGCCAAACGAAACAAAATACATATTGGAGACACCATGACATTTAATGTGCAAGGCTCCATTATACCCACAATTGTAGGTAGCTTGCGGGAAGTAGATTGGAACCGCATCCAGACCAACTTCTTGGTAGTGTTTCCAACTGGCGTTTTAGAAGATGCACCACAATTTCATGTACTGCTAACAAGGGTACCATCCAAGGAAAAATCAGCACAGTTTCAACAAGTGCTGGTGAAACAATTTCCAAACGTTTCAATTATTGACCTGGGACTAGTGCTAAGTGTCATAGATGATGTTTTAAGTAAAGTAGGATTTGTTATACGCTTTATGGCAGGCTTTAGCATTTTTACCGGCCTGGTTGTATTAATTGCTTCCGTATTGATCAGCAAATACCAGCGCATGGGTGAAAGTGTATTATTACGAACACTCGGAGCCAGCAAACGCCAATTGTTTATGATCACGGCTTTAGAATACTTTTTCTTAGGAGCATTTGCCGCTGCTACAGGCATTATACTTTCTTTAATAGGCAGTTGGGCTTTAGCCAATTATAGCTTTGAAATGAGTTTTTCACCAAGTTTGTGGCCAGTCCTTGTTGTCTTTTTAAGTGTTTGTGCGCTAACAGTAAGTATTGGATTGGGCAATAGCCGTGAGGTATTGACGCAACCGCCCTTGGAAATACTAAGACAGGAAAATTAAACCTTACCCCGGCCCACTCCTAAAGGAGAGGGAGAGCTAACACAAAGGGCTGGCTTAGTTAAGACTATCTATATAGACAGCGTAGTTTAAGCAACTACGCTGCTTTTTTTATCGGTTGTAATAATCCAGTATTTGTTTACGCAATATGAAATCGTAACGTGTCATCAATAAATTCAGGTTAGCTCTATCCAGGTTATTTTTTGCCATCAAGTAATCGACTGATGTACCCACACCTGCATTAAAACGTACTTCTGCTGCTCTAAAGGACTCCGCATAGGCGGATACCTGTTCTGCAGAAATTTGGTATCGCTCCCATGCGTTGGTCATATTCAAATAGGCCTGCTCCACTTCCTGACGTAGCTGGCGCTTCACATTTTCTTCCACCAAGGCCGTATTCTTGTATTCGATTGTTGCTAATCGCACACGATTACGTGCTTGTAAAGAGTTGAATATAGGAACTCTTACGCCAATACCCACTCCGGAGAAAACATTGTTTTTTAATTGTGTACTATAGTTGATTTTTTCTGAAGAAAAAGTTGGTTGTTTAGATACTACAGGATTTTTAATACCATTGACCAGTACATAATCTGACGTAGGCACTTCAGACATATCTACAAGCTTATCTTGTGTTGCGGCACTGGAATAATTGGAGTTAAGGTTCCCACTCAAATACACAGTAGGAAACTGTAACCCCTTAGTAGCCTTAATGGCATAAGATGCACTTTTTTTACGCCATTCAGCAGCTTTAATTACCCCCATCTGTTTGAGTGCATTTTGGTAGACCTCATTGGCACTGGCAGTATAGGGAGCCAAAGCATTTGCATTATCAATCTTTTCCAGCTTGAAGTTTTCTGAATAAGGAATATTCATTAGTTGCGTCAATTGCAAAAGGGCATTGCGCCACGCATTCTGGCTACTTACAACATTTAACTCACCCTCCTTCATTTGTCCACGCAGATCATATAAAAGTGGCGGACTGATAGCCCCTTCTATATTTAACTTCTCTAAACGCTCTACCTGCTGGCGTGAAACCTCTAGCTGTTGTTTGGCTAAGGCTATTAAATCCTCTGTGCTTAAGACACGCAAATATGCCAGAATTACATTTAACGTAACATCATCTTTTGATTGCTGCCAGTCGGCATTTGCAGCGTTTGCAGAGGATGAGGATTGCTTTATCTGGTTACGAAGATTTAAACCATTAAACAAGATCAAATCTGAGCCTAATCCATAATTAGCATAGTTAACCGTTTGATTTATATAACTATTCGTGAATGGATCAATACTACGCCCCTGATTAACGCCATGAAACACACTGCCATTTAGTGTTGGCAACAAGTTTAGCTTAGCCTGGTCTTTATTAATATCAGCAGCATCTGTTTGTAAAGAACGCTGTTGTACCTGAATACTATTTTTTATTGCACTATCAATACACTGCTGCAACGTAAGTACTTGAGGTGTCTGCGCCTTTACTTCAGTGGCAGACAACCAAACAGTACCTAGGATATACAATACACGTTTCATAATAACTTAATGCTTTATTAGTCCATCCATCAATTCAATAATGCGATGCCCATATGCCGCATTCTTTTCTGAGTGGGTAACCTGGATGATGGTTACGCCTTCTTTGTTTAACTGCTTGAAGATTTCCATAATCTCCTCACCTTGTGTTGAATTCAAGTTACCTGTAGGTTCATCAGCCAATATCAATTTTGGCTTGGCAATCAATGCCCGTACGATACCCACCAATTGTTGTTGACCACCAGATAACTGGTTAGGAAACAGGTCTTTCTTTCCAACAATGTTGAAGCGATCTAACATATCGGCCACAATTGCTTTTCTATCTGAAGACCTAACATCCTGATAAAGCAGAGGCGTTTCAATATTCTCGTAAACGGTTAGTTCATCTATTAGATGATAAGATTGAAAGACAAAACCGATAAATCGCTTATACAGTTCTGTGCGTTGCTTTTCCTTTAATTTGAAAACATCATTTCCAAGAAACTGGTAGCTGCCTTCATTTGGTTGATCTAGCATTCCAATGATATTCAATAAAGTGGACTTACCTGATCCGGATGGACCCATTATTGATATAAACTCGCCTTCTTTTACATTCAGGTTAATATCCTTTAAAATAAATGTGCGATTGCCTCCAACCTGATACCACTTGTATATGTTTTGTAATTCGACCATTCTTTTTATAGTCTTTTTAGGAATTTAGTATGAGGAAAGTACTTTATTCAGTACGTAAACTTTTAGCTGGATTAGTAGTTGCAGCCTTAATTGATTGAAAGCTTACTGTGATCAAGGCTATTAATAAGGCTATAAAACCAGTAATTAAAAACACCCACCAACTTATATTTACCCGGTACTCAAAATCTTGCAGCCAATTGTTCATAGCCCACCAAGCTATGGGAAATGCAATAAGCGCAGCAATAAATACAGGCTTCAAAAACGTTTTAGAAAGCATCGCCGTAATATTTAAAACACTTGCACCAAGCACTTTTCGAATTCCTATTTCCTTTATTCGTTGTTCTGCACTAAAGGCTGCCAGTCCAAACAAACCCATACAGCCAATAAAAATGGCCATGATAGTGAATATCCAAAGAAGTGTGCTCAATTTGTCTTCAGAGCTATACATTACTGCAAAGTTTTCATCAAGGAACTTATAATCTAATGGATAATCGGGTGAGAAACTATTCCATGTATTTTTTATGTGTTGTATGGTATTTGGAAGATGCGCAGCTTTTACTTTTATAGCCATTTTTACTAGTACTTGCGGATAGATTTGTAAAATAGTCGTACTTAACTTTTCATGCAGGCTCTTGACATGAAAATCTTTTACCACTCCGATTACTTTTCCTTTTTTTATCGGGTCAAGCGAATCGGCTGCAGACCATTTGTCCCAATGTAAAGGCTGTCCTATAGCTTTTTCAGGGGTACCAAAACCTAGCTCCTTTACCGCGGTTTCATTAATTATAAAACCTTCACTTACATCTGTAGCCATTTGTCTGCTGAAATCTCTTCCGGCGACTAGCTGTAAGCCCATTGTTTTAATATAGTCGTGATCAACTAATATTTGAATAGCTGAATATTCCTTATCACCATCTTTTGTAGGCAATTTTATTCCATCACCTGCCAATTGATCTCCAGGTAATCCATAGCCCCCTGTTACAGAAACAACACCAGGTGAACGCTTTAACTCCTCTTTAAAAACATCATATTTATCAGAAATATTCCCTCGTGTATCAAAGTAGATTATCTGGTCTTTATTGAAGCCTAGATCTTTTTGGTGCAGATAATTCATTTGTCGATACACAACTACGGTACATACAATTAATAAAGCAGATAGTGCAAACTGTATAATAACCAAACCTTGCCTTAAAACAGCAGTAGAATTAATACTGTTACCAGTTGGTTTTAATCCTTTCAAAACGCGAATTGGCTGAAAGCCGGACATCACCAAGGCTGGATAAATACCAGAAAGAATACCTATCAGTATAGCAGCACCTAAAATAAGCAGCACTAAAAGTGGATTGGTAAACAGATTAAAGGATATTGCTTTACCGGTAAAGGCATTTAGTGCAGGAAGAATAATAATTGTTGCAATAACTGCCAATAGGATGGAAATAAAGGCAACCAATATTGTTTCACCTGTAAACTGTAAGATCAACTGTTACGATCAGCCCCAATAGCTTTACGAACACCTATTTCTTTGGCCCTACGGAATGAACGGGCAGTGGCAAGGTTAATAAAATTAAAGCAGGCAATTAATAGTACAAATAAAGCTATGATGGTAAGACCTTTTACATATGTGGCATTTCCCCTTTTGGCATTATCAAATTCAAAACTTGCCGAATAAAGATGAATATCCTTTAATGCCTGGAAGTATGGCATAGTAATAAAACCAGATTCCTGCGTTTGAGGTTCTCCTTCTTTTTTAACAGCCAAATGAAGTTTGTTTTGCAATTGTTGCAGGTCTGTACCCTCTCTTACTTTTAAATAAGTAAAGAATTGCTGCCATCCCCATTTTTGCATTCTTTCAGCCGGTATGCCGGCAGCAGACATCGGGATGATATAATTAAAATCAAGATGAAAATGTTCAGGAAGAGAAGCTAAAACTCCTTTTACTTCAAAATTGGTTTTATCCAACTTTATCGTTTTTCCAATAGCATCAATACTGCCGAAATATTTTTTAGCTGTTTCTTCTGTAAGGACTACAGAGGATGAACCTACCAGGGCATTTTTTGCAGATCCCGCAGTAAATTTTAATGGAAAAATTTCAAAAAATGTGGAATCAGCTATAGCGCCTTTATTTTCATAGGCTCGTTTTTCCCCCACCTCCATCAGCATTTTACCATCCCACATTAGCATACGTGCTGCTTGTTCTACCTCTGGATAATTTTGCTTCATATACGTAGCAAAAACAGGAGGTGTATTGGCAGACGTTGTTGAAGCACCAGTTTTGCTAGTGTTTTTTAAATAGATCCGATATATACTGTTTCCGTCCTTAATGAATGTATCATATTGCAATTCGTCCCAGACAAACAAGCCAATAAGCAAGCAGCCGGTTATACCAATAGCTAAACCCAATATATTGATCAGGCTAAAACCCTTATAGCGAAGAAGATTTCGTATAGCTACTTTCAAATAATTTTTAAACATATAATACGTTTATTCTGTTCGTAGATTTTTAACCGGATTTGCCTTTGCCGCCTTAACCGTTTGAAAACTGATTGATACCAATGCAATTAGCATAGCAACTAAGCCAGCCATTAAAAACATCCACCAACTGATATGAATACGGTATACAAAATCTTGCAACCACTGATTCATAAAGTACCAGGCAATTGGAGAAGCAATTAGTAAGGCTAAGGCTACTAGTTTTATAAAATCCCTTGATAATAGGAAAACAATAGAATGAACACTTGATCCAAGCACTTTTCTGATTCCAATTTCTTTGGTTTTGCGTACAACAATAAAAGTGATCAAGCCCCATAAACCAATACAGCAAATAAAAATGGAGATCACTGAAAACGCTTTAAAGAGGTTATAATCTTTAGTTTCTTGTTCATAAAGTGTTGCTAGTGCATCATCAATGAAGCTGAATGTATAAACACTTTCCGGATAGATCTTTTTCCAAGCCTGTTCTATTTTGCTTAGTATTTGATGCATATTACCGGGATTCATACGAATACCAGCCGCATAGTAAAACGGAGGGAATGGTGTTAATACGACCGGTTTAATTTCATCATGTAACGAGGTAGTATGGAAATCTTCCGTTACCCCAATTATTATTGGTCTTATATTATTTAGCCCCAGTTCAATAATCTTACCAATGGCTTCTTCAGGTTTTTTATAACCCAACGTTTTGATCATGGCTGTATTTACCACCACGGCTGACCCAATATTTTTTTCTTCAGATGAGAGAAACCACCGACCTGCTCTTAGCTTCATCTGATAGGCCTTAATATACTCCTTATCACATGGTATTACTTTAGCTGTATACTCTATATTCGAAGGCAATTGCGGAGCTCTTAAACCCACACTTATACCATTATCTGATACAGGTGCCCCCAAGCAAAATGTTATATTTTGAATGCCAGCTTGTGTTTGCAAGGCGTTTCGAAAACTTTCAATCTTTGCACTATCACTATCCGGCAACGGAATTTCCACTACAGCTTCTTTATTAAAACCCAATTTCTTTTGGTGGAAGTAATCCATCTGCCTTGCAATGATTATTGTACATATAATAAGAGCAATAGAAGTTGCAAACTGAAATACCACCAGGCCTTTTCGTAAAAGCGTCGATTGTTTACTAGGTATATTTAGCTGATTTTTAAGTGCTGTAATCGGATTAAATCCTGCTAAAACCAAAGCCGGATAGGCTCCTGATAACAAGCTAACAACTAGCAGGGCCAATAAAGCACCCGACAAAAAAGACAGATCGATTAATTGATTAAACGATAATGACTTATTTAGAATAGTATTGACATAAGGTAAAGTAAGTCCAGCAACAACAAACCCAATAATAGCTGCTATTAAAGTAACAATAACTGTTTCCTGCATATAATAGAGAAACAATTGTCCTTTTGAGGCACCAATTGATTTCCTTACCCCTACTTCCTTTGCTTTTGTAAAAGCCTGCGATGTAGACAAGTTTATATAATTTACACAGGCAATAAGTACTATAAAACAACCCAGCAACCATAGCATGGTTAAATACTTTTTGCTAACTGTGTAGGTAGGGTTACTATTTTCAAATGTAGTATCAAAGTGCACTTCCGATAATGGCTGTAAATACATTTGCTTGTTACGATCTCGTTCCTCAGCACCGTATTTCTTCACAATTGCAGCTAAAGCGCTATTTACAGAAGCAACTGCATTAATGTTTTGTAAACGAACATATGTATACCCGTTACTGGTAAAGTTCCAATTATCAGGATCTAACCCACCCATAAACTCAGTAGTTAAGGTACCTAAGGACAAAAGCATAGTAATAGGCAAATGTGTTGCAGCTGGAATATCTTTGATCAACCCAACTACTTGAACATCAACTTTATTATCTATCCGAATTATTTGACCCAATGGATCTTGATCACCAAAATACCGTTTAGCCGTTGTAGCGGTTAAAACAGCCTGCCGAGGTGCGTTCAAGGCTTTTGCCTGATTGCCTTTCAGCCAGAATTTTTCTATCCCCGAAAAATCAAATACAGAAAAGAATAGCGAATCAGCAAAAATGATGTTTTTTTCCTCAAAAGGGTCTTGATTTCCAATTCGTACATTCGCGTTATCGCTAAAATGAATCTGAGTAATTGGCATACTGGCCATTTCATTTCTTAGAAAACGTGCTGTTGGGTAAGGTGTTTCGGCCTCATACTCTATTTTATCCTCCCTACTCTGCTTTGTTACAACTCTATATATGGAATTACGATCACCCAGAAACTTATCAAAGCTGTTCTCATGCTTAACAATCAAAAAGATGATAACAACAGCAGCAATGCCAATTGATAAGCCGAGGAGGTTTATTAAAGTAAAACTTTTATGACGCCAAAGGCTGCGGAATATTTGTTTAATATTTCGGAAAAACATGTTGTACGTTTTGAGAGAATTATTCTGTTCTGAGGTTTTTCACAGGGTTTGCTGAAGCCGCTTTTACCGTTTGGAAGCTGATTGTAATAAAAGCAATTATGGCAGCAACAATACCGGCCACTAAAAAGAACCACCAGGAAATACCAATACGATAGGCAAAGTCCTGCAACCATTGATGCATAATATACCAGGCAATTGGGAAAGCTATAATAGCTGCTACGATAACCAGCTTCATAAAATCTGCAGACAATAAGCCTACAATACTCTTCACATCAGCGCCTAACACTTTGCGAATACCAATTTCTTTTATCCGTTGACCAATTGCAAATGCGGATAAACCTAAAAGCCCCAGACTAGCAATAAATATGGCAATACAAGCAAATACGGTAAAAATGGCTTTTTGACGCTGTTCCGCTTCATAGAGCCTGTTGAAGTTTTCTTCAAGAAATGTATATTCAAAAGGCACTTCTGGTAAAAACTTCTTCCAGGTATTTTCAATATGATTTAAAGCTGCGGGAATATTTTGTCCTGATAACTTGATCGAAAGTTGAGCATATGAAGTACGACCAACAGGCATCAAGAAGGCTATTGGTAAAATGCGTTCATGCATAGACTCAAAATGAAAGTCATGAAACACACCAACAATCTCCCCTTTTCTTCTTCCATATTGAAATTCTTTTCCAACAGCTTCTTCTGGAGACTTTAATCCCAAAGCTTTTACCCCTGCTTCATTGACTAGAAAGGCAGAAGTGTCTCTAAGGCCATTACTCCTGGAAAGATTCCGTCCAGCTACTACTTTTACTCCATAGGTACTCAAGAACCCATCGTCACCTACAACCATCTTGATATCTGCTCCTGAAGGCGCCAATGAATCACCACGTTTTATCTGTGCACCCATTGCATCTAATAATCTACCTGTGGGAATACGGGAAGATCGACCAACTTCTTTAATGAGCGTATTAGAAGTCATTTCATTTCTAAAACCTTCATAATGTTCTGCAAGTGCACTATTGTAACCTAAAACCACAACATGATCGCGATCAAAGCCCAATGACTTGTTTTGCATGAATCGCAATTGTTGAAATACAACGATTGTACTAACAATGAGGATGATAGATATTGCAAACTGCAAAACCACTAAAACCTTCCGGAAAGAGAAGACATGATTATCTACCTTGATAATTCCTTTTAACACTTTTACCGGCTGGAAGGATGACAAGAATACAGCAGGATACAAGCCTGAAATAATGCCAACGATAAATGGAATGAATAATAATGGAACAATGATCTGCCATTGTAATAAGCTTTTAACTGACAAGGACAATCCAGAAAGTTCATTCAACCAAGGCATCAAAAGCCAGGTAAGTATAAAGGCCAGTATGGTGGCTATCCAGGAAATAAGTACCGATTCGCTTAGAAATTGTGCAATCAGCTCCTGTTTACTTGCCCCTATGGTTTTTCTTACCCCAATCTCTTTCGCTCGTATGATAGATCTTGCTGTAGAAAGATTCATATAGTTAATACAAGCAATCAGCAAAATGAATAAGGCAATGGCCGAGAAAATATATACACGCTTAATATCTCCATTCTCTTCCATTTCATCGTCTTTATGGGACCGCAAATGAATATCGGTCAACTTTGTAAAGGATAAGGATGTCCATTGGCTGGGTTTAAACTTGTCGCCTTCAGAAGGGATATGACGGTCAAGGAAAGCCGGCATCTGTGCTTCCAGGTTTTTAATCTTATAATCCTCTGGAACTAATAAATAGGTATAAAAAGAATTATTACCAAAGTTGGTCCGTAACCGCTCCTCACCATAGATAGCTGTATCCTTCAGTGTATTGAAAGAGATCATGATCTGTGGATGAAAATGAGAATTAGAGGGGAATGCTTTATAAACACCCGTAACTTTTGCATCAATTTGATTATCCAGACGAACTACTTTATTAATAGGGTCGCTGGTACCAAAATACTTCCGGGCCACTTCTTCAGTTAATAATACGGTGTATGGATCGTCGAGTGCTTTGTCCTTATTTCCTTTTAAAACAGCCACATCAAAAACATCAAAGAAATTTTCATCTGCAAAATAGACGTCACGCTCGTTGAATCGCTTTTCTTCATAACGAAAAGCAGTGTTGCCATTTTGAAGTACGCGTGTCATTTTTTTGATCGCCGGAAAATCATTCACAAATAAAGGCCCAAATGGAGGTGCCACTGCGCTCAGCGCCAAGTTGATATCACCTGTTTCCGGATTTATGAACGTACGATTAACCCGGTATATATTTTCAGCCTTACTTTGATACTTATCATAACTTAGTTCATGTATGATATAAGAAAGTATCAGTAAACAACAGGTAACCCCAACGGTTAAGCCAAATAGGTTGATCCCTGAAATAAACTTATGTTTCATCAGGTTTCTAATGGCGATCTTTAAATAATTCCGTAGCATATAATACGTTTTATTCAGTTCTCAGATTTTTTACTGGATTTACCAATGCCGCTTTTATACTTTGCATGCTAATAGTAAGAACGGCTATCAGCAATGCAATAATGGCTGCAACTAAGAAAATCCACCAACTTAAGGGCGTTCGATAGGCAAAGTCTTGAAGCCAGTTATACATGAACCAGCCGGCTAATGGTGCGGCTATCAGGAAGGCAATACTTACTAACTTGATAAAGTCTTTTGAAAGTAGACTTACAATACTGGTAACGCTGGCGCCTAAAACCTTTCGAATACCAATCTCTTTTGTTCTTTGTTCTGCTATATATGCTGCCAAGCCAAATAAACCCAAACAGGCTATAAATATGGCAAGGGATGAAAATATCAAGGCAATCTTTCCAATACGCTGCTCGGCACGATACATTTCATCAAATGATTCATCCAAGAAACGATAATGAAATGGTATTCCAGGGGCCATAGTTTTCCAAAAGCCTTCAGCCTGATTTATAATATTCGATGCTTTGTCAGCTTTTACTTTAAAGGAAGCCAGACCAGTGCTTTTACCAAATCGCATACATAGTGGTCCAATTGACTCTTTAAGCGATTCAAAATTGAAGTTTTGAACAACGCCGATTATTGTAAAAGAGATCATCCTCCCGGTACTAATATCATCAATGGTATAAATCAATTTGCCTATAGGATCTTCATAACCTAATATCTTGGCAGTCGTTTCATTTATGATGACGGCGTTAGAGTCTGTTAGATGCTGAGAAGAGAAGTTACGCCCCTTAACTACGTTCATTCCCATGGTAGGGATGTATTGATCATCTACCGTCCAATACTGCATGTTTAAACCACTCTTTGCATCAATAACCGCTTCTTTTGAAAAGGTCTGGTCATTACGGGAAGAATTGGATACCGGTAAGTAATCGCTATAACTGGCATTGATTACTCCTGAATTCTTTACCAGTTCATTTTTAAACGCAGTAGTATTATTGGCAAGCGCATAGGTATTGTCTATAACCAAAACCTGATCTTTACTAAAACCAAGCTTTTTGTTTTGTATATAGTTCAATTGCCTGTAGATGACTATTGTTCCAATAATTAGAATAATAGAAGTGGCAAACTGAAATACAACTAATACACTACGAAGTCCTCCACTCCTGGCTCCTATACTTAACTTTCCTTTTAAAACCTGGATAGGCTTAAAGGCCGAAAGATAAAAGGCTGGATAGCTCCCCGCTAATAGACCAACAATAAACGGAATGATGATTATAATAAGTAGTATTGGAAATGAAAACAGATAGCTAAAGCTCATTTGTTTTCCTGAAATCGTATTGAACAGCGGGAAGATCAGGTAAACAATACCTAATGATACAATAAACGCAAAAACGGCCATTAAGGTAGATTCGCAGAGAAACTGACCTATCAGGTATCTCCTATCCGTTCCTAGAACTTTACGAATACCTACCTCTTTTGCCCGACCAGCCGAACGGGCTGTTGTCAAGTTCATAAAATTGATACAAGCAATAACCAATATGAAAAGCGCAACAGCAGAAAATATGACGACATATTGGATATTCCCACTAGGACTTAATTCAAATGACCGATCTGAACGCAAATGAATATCGGTTAAAGGAATCAGGCTGTAATCCAATTTATTACCTGCTTTTTTAAAATCATCCATGCTCTGGATGTTCATAATAGCCTTTGCCTGGGCCAGCACATAGGTATTCGTGTATTGAATAAACTTTTTCTCAAAAGCCTTTACATCTGTACCTTTTCTCAACAACAAATAGGTGTGAAAATTATGGCTTAGATAAGAGCCCCATTCATAATTCACATTATCCATTGAGAATATCAGATCTGCATTAAAATGTGAATTCGTAGGCATATCCATG
This genomic interval from Flavisolibacter tropicus contains the following:
- a CDS encoding TolC family protein, producing the protein MKRVLYILGTVWLSATEVKAQTPQVLTLQQCIDSAIKNSIQVQQRSLQTDAADINKDQAKLNLLPTLNGSVFHGVNQGRSIDPFTNSYINQTVNYANYGLGSDLILFNGLNLRNQIKQSSSSANAANADWQQSKDDVTLNVILAYLRVLSTEDLIALAKQQLEVSRQQVERLEKLNIEGAISPPLLYDLRGQMKEGELNVVSSQNAWRNALLQLTQLMNIPYSENFKLEKIDNANALAPYTASANEVYQNALKQMGVIKAAEWRKKSASYAIKATKGLQFPTVYLSGNLNSNYSSAATQDKLVDMSEVPTSDYVLVNGIKNPVVSKQPTFSSEKINYSTQLKNNVFSGVGIGVRVPIFNSLQARNRVRLATIEYKNTALVEENVKRQLRQEVEQAYLNMTNAWERYQISAEQVSAYAESFRAAEVRFNAGVGTSVDYLMAKNNLDRANLNLLMTRYDFILRKQILDYYNR
- a CDS encoding ABC transporter ATP-binding protein, with the translated sequence MVELQNIYKWYQVGGNRTFILKDINLNVKEGEFISIMGPSGSGKSTLLNIIGMLDQPNEGSYQFLGNDVFKLKEKQRTELYKRFIGFVFQSYHLIDELTVYENIETPLLYQDVRSSDRKAIVADMLDRFNIVGKKDLFPNQLSGGQQQLVGIVRALIAKPKLILADEPTGNLNSTQGEEIMEIFKQLNKEGVTIIQVTHSEKNAAYGHRIIELMDGLIKH
- a CDS encoding ABC transporter permease, which translates into the protein MILQFTGETILVAFISILLAVIATIIILPALNAFTGKAISFNLFTNPLLVLLILGAAILIGILSGIYPALVMSGFQPIRVLKGLKPTGNSINSTAVLRQGLVIIQFALSALLIVCTVVVYRQMNYLHQKDLGFNKDQIIYFDTRGNISDKYDVFKEELKRSPGVVSVTGGYGLPGDQLAGDGIKLPTKDGDKEYSAIQILVDHDYIKTMGLQLVAGRDFSRQMATDVSEGFIINETAVKELGFGTPEKAIGQPLHWDKWSAADSLDPIKKGKVIGVVKDFHVKSLHEKLSTTILQIYPQVLVKMAIKVKAAHLPNTIQHIKNTWNSFSPDYPLDYKFLDENFAVMYSSEDKLSTLLWIFTIMAIFIGCMGLFGLAAFSAEQRIKEIGIRKVLGASVLNITAMLSKTFLKPVFIAALIAFPIAWWAMNNWLQDFEYRVNISWWVFLITGFIALLIALITVSFQSIKAATTNPAKSLRTE
- a CDS encoding ABC transporter permease, which produces MFKNYLKVAIRNLLRYKGFSLINILGLAIGITGCLLIGLFVWDELQYDTFIKDGNSIYRIYLKNTSKTGASTTSANTPPVFATYMKQNYPEVEQAARMLMWDGKMLMEVGEKRAYENKGAIADSTFFEIFPLKFTAGSAKNALVGSSSVVLTEETAKKYFGSIDAIGKTIKLDKTNFEVKGVLASLPEHFHLDFNYIIPMSAAGIPAERMQKWGWQQFFTYLKVREGTDLQQLQNKLHLAVKKEGEPQTQESGFITMPYFQALKDIHLYSASFEFDNAKRGNATYVKGLTIIALFVLLIACFNFINLATARSFRRAKEIGVRKAIGADRNS
- a CDS encoding ABC transporter permease, whose protein sequence is MFFRNIKQIFRSLWRHKSFTLINLLGLSIGIAAVVIIFLIVKHENSFDKFLGDRNSIYRVVTKQSREDKIEYEAETPYPTARFLRNEMASMPITQIHFSDNANVRIGNQDPFEEKNIIFADSLFFSVFDFSGIEKFWLKGNQAKALNAPRQAVLTATTAKRYFGDQDPLGQIIRIDNKVDVQVVGLIKDIPAATHLPITMLLSLGTLTTEFMGGLDPDNWNFTSNGYTYVRLQNINAVASVNSALAAIVKKYGAEERDRNKQMYLQPLSEVHFDTTFENSNPTYTVSKKYLTMLWLLGCFIVLIACVNYINLSTSQAFTKAKEVGVRKSIGASKGQLFLYYMQETVIVTLIAAIIGFVVAGLTLPYVNTILNKSLSFNQLIDLSFLSGALLALLVVSLLSGAYPALVLAGFNPITALKNQLNIPSKQSTLLRKGLVVFQFATSIALIICTIIIARQMDYFHQKKLGFNKEAVVEIPLPDSDSAKIESFRNALQTQAGIQNITFCLGAPVSDNGISVGLRAPQLPSNIEYTAKVIPCDKEYIKAYQMKLRAGRWFLSSEEKNIGSAVVVNTAMIKTLGYKKPEEAIGKIIELGLNNIRPIIIGVTEDFHTTSLHDEIKPVVLTPFPPFYYAAGIRMNPGNMHQILSKIEQAWKKIYPESVYTFSFIDDALATLYEQETKDYNLFKAFSVISIFICCIGLWGLITFIVVRKTKEIGIRKVLGSSVHSIVFLLSRDFIKLVALALLIASPIAWYFMNQWLQDFVYRIHISWWMFLMAGLVAMLIALVSISFQTVKAAKANPVKNLRTE
- a CDS encoding ABC transporter permease → MLRNYLKIAIRNLMKHKFISGINLFGLTVGVTCCLLILSYIIHELSYDKYQSKAENIYRVNRTFINPETGDINLALSAVAPPFGPLFVNDFPAIKKMTRVLQNGNTAFRYEEKRFNERDVYFADENFFDVFDVAVLKGNKDKALDDPYTVLLTEEVARKYFGTSDPINKVVRLDNQIDAKVTGVYKAFPSNSHFHPQIMISFNTLKDTAIYGEERLRTNFGNNSFYTYLLVPEDYKIKNLEAQMPAFLDRHIPSEGDKFKPSQWTSLSFTKLTDIHLRSHKDDEMEENGDIKRVYIFSAIALFILLIACINYMNLSTARSIIRAKEIGVRKTIGASKQELIAQFLSESVLISWIATILAFILTWLLMPWLNELSGLSLSVKSLLQWQIIVPLLFIPFIVGIISGLYPAVFLSSFQPVKVLKGIIKVDNHVFSFRKVLVVLQFAISIILIVSTIVVFQQLRFMQNKSLGFDRDHVVVLGYNSALAEHYEGFRNEMTSNTLIKEVGRSSRIPTGRLLDAMGAQIKRGDSLAPSGADIKMVVGDDGFLSTYGVKVVAGRNLSRSNGLRDTSAFLVNEAGVKALGLKSPEEAVGKEFQYGRRKGEIVGVFHDFHFESMHERILPIAFLMPVGRTSYAQLSIKLSGQNIPAALNHIENTWKKFLPEVPFEYTFLEENFNRLYEAEQRQKAIFTVFACIAIFIASLGLLGLSAFAIGQRIKEIGIRKVLGADVKSIVGLLSADFMKLVIVAAIIAFPIAWYIMHQWLQDFAYRIGISWWFFLVAGIVAAIIAFITISFQTVKAASANPVKNLRTE